A DNA window from Parabacteroides johnsonii DSM 18315 contains the following coding sequences:
- a CDS encoding efflux RND transporter permease subunit, with translation MNFLLHRKIAICMLFIALTGLGYVSYKQLPVELLPNAELPMLFVQVTSTQDMDPSYVESEVVIPLEGAIGTIGGVEQIESQIDSRQSSIKIDFKPNINFKITTLKLQEKMNETASSLPEGFTVQVQKVDVSMLTGGFMSLQVRGSGGTDRVRNLVEKEIRPDLENIDGIASVNIYGGREKAIEVQLDPDACKALDLTPSGISSLLTQNTEEKAFVGYANEPDGKYFVHVNSPYTEVSDLENIVVAPGPVLLKDIATIFFDMKEETSYSRVNGKDAVSVSLLADSQANLIQLSHRTVEVIDRLNEQLAPLDLSIVVENNQAKTMEDNIDQIIHLAIVGGLLAVVILWLFLKNLQLVFFIALSIPISVYTAFNFFYGAGITINSLTLVGMALAIGMLLDNSVVVLENIYRLSAAGGTPEHSVTQGTREVWRSILAATLTTVTVFLPFVFSDNFLIKLMGHHIGVSIISTLLISLAVALLFIPMATYTVLRRAPLSPRLTRSRKKAGSLNGFRKWFESMRPHGGRGDKDTVFYEKVSVTQRPVQIYLVLLKTCMRNPGVTIFGAVILLFFCLVLSISLNIQERKEVESDRFSIYVTMPTGSTLENADQVVHVIEERLAGFPEKQDLISRIRETDAELTLVLKEDYRQIGKRSIADIKSDVQTRLRAINGAEISLSEAGGGGSRGGSGSGDMMGGVGSFMRLLGIGENRERIVIKGSDFDLMQRVAEDFRYYLDEQEFIRNTRVSYSRRQLEIRLGFDPILLTSYDISHQNIVSGLTSLNPEISSGTSFKVGEDTYDIIIRNRTSRTEEEEEAGKNRDRTVDDLREVRIPSASGGLHRLEDIASVNYGRGRARITRVNQDKQIELFYSFSRDVEESKDLLEGYRSDIDQLVSSYNLPSGVAVEVFHEEDMFADFKFLLLAAFILIFMILASVFESLTTPFVLLFSIPLAAIGSLLALLLTGNSLLNNANVMIGFLILLGVVVNNGIILIDYANILRRRGYRRNRALMTAGLSRIRPILITSITTIVAMFPMAMGNSEYAGAIGAPFAITVIGGLSFSALLTLILIPTVCMGLENTLQWYRGLSLKVWVLHGLLFMAGAGCIWLYGGSLLWQSVYGVLLLAGIPGATYFMQASLRRARSKVIDPEADIHISVRNLVKIYDWPGRVSRQWKSGLLIRRRLGLEKSYLIPAGQPDGYPVFIELGWQFALLGFGVWFTWFFVGNRLWVFFLSFVVYAATLYLWRKIREYLYVRFEGSRVVKYANRIIFWSLPPLILFALFRRLDNPNLVGTVGVLWAFCIAVYVTSGYLYEKEINIERVKGRFAGLRRSWFRLVKGIPLIGKRRRPFKALRGVSFEIRTGMFGLLGPNGAGKSTLMRIICGILEQSYGSIWINELDTRIYREELQSLIGFLPQEFGTYENMSSWEFLDYQAILKGLVDPGLRRERLEYVLRAVHMFDRKDEKIGSFSGGMKQRIGIALILLHLPRILVVDEPTAGLDPRERIRFRNLLVELSKDRIVIFSTHIIEDISSSCSQVAVINKGSLKYFGDPVDMVGMAAGKVWQFDIDKTEFEQALDKSRIVNHIQKDDRIRVRYLSVTSPHDEAVQVEPNLEDAYLCLLKGI, from the coding sequence ATGAATTTTTTACTACATAGGAAGATTGCGATCTGTATGCTGTTCATCGCTTTGACGGGACTGGGCTATGTGTCGTACAAGCAATTGCCGGTCGAGCTGTTGCCTAATGCGGAGCTTCCGATGCTGTTCGTGCAGGTTACCTCGACACAGGATATGGACCCGTCGTATGTTGAGTCGGAGGTCGTGATCCCCCTTGAAGGAGCCATCGGAACCATAGGCGGAGTAGAGCAGATCGAATCCCAGATCGACAGCCGTCAATCTTCCATCAAGATCGATTTCAAGCCGAATATCAACTTCAAGATCACCACCCTGAAGCTACAGGAAAAGATGAACGAGACTGCCTCCTCGCTTCCTGAAGGTTTTACGGTGCAGGTGCAAAAGGTAGATGTCTCGATGCTTACCGGAGGCTTCATGTCACTTCAGGTACGCGGGTCGGGAGGTACGGACCGGGTCCGTAATTTAGTGGAGAAAGAGATACGGCCCGACTTGGAAAACATCGACGGCATCGCTTCCGTCAATATCTACGGTGGGCGCGAGAAGGCCATTGAGGTGCAGCTCGATCCCGATGCCTGCAAAGCCCTCGATCTGACTCCTTCCGGTATCAGCAGCCTCCTGACACAGAATACCGAGGAGAAAGCGTTTGTCGGTTATGCTAACGAGCCGGACGGGAAATATTTCGTCCATGTCAACTCGCCTTATACCGAAGTTTCCGACCTCGAAAATATCGTTGTCGCTCCCGGCCCCGTACTGCTGAAAGACATCGCCACCATTTTCTTCGATATGAAAGAGGAGACAAGCTACAGTCGGGTTAACGGTAAAGATGCCGTCTCCGTCTCCCTGCTTGCCGACTCGCAAGCCAATCTGATCCAGCTTTCCCACCGTACGGTCGAAGTGATCGACCGCCTGAACGAGCAACTTGCCCCGCTTGACCTCTCGATCGTGGTTGAGAACAATCAGGCAAAAACGATGGAGGACAACATCGACCAGATCATTCACCTCGCGATTGTGGGTGGCCTGCTTGCCGTCGTCATCCTCTGGCTCTTCTTGAAGAACCTCCAGTTGGTGTTCTTCATCGCCCTGTCTATCCCGATCTCCGTCTATACGGCGTTCAATTTCTTCTACGGGGCGGGAATTACGATCAACAGCCTTACACTGGTCGGTATGGCGCTGGCGATCGGTATGCTGTTGGATAATAGCGTGGTGGTCTTGGAGAATATCTACCGCCTTTCTGCCGCCGGAGGTACGCCCGAACACTCTGTGACGCAAGGTACGCGCGAGGTCTGGCGTTCCATCCTCGCCGCTACCCTGACGACGGTCACGGTCTTTCTGCCCTTCGTCTTTTCCGATAATTTCCTGATTAAGCTGATGGGACACCATATCGGCGTTTCCATCATCTCGACCCTTCTGATTTCTCTCGCTGTCGCCCTCCTTTTTATCCCGATGGCCACCTATACGGTGTTGAGGAGAGCTCCCCTGTCTCCACGCTTGACGCGGAGCCGCAAAAAGGCAGGTAGCCTCAATGGTTTCCGCAAATGGTTCGAGTCGATGCGACCCCATGGCGGGCGCGGGGACAAAGATACTGTCTTCTACGAAAAAGTATCCGTCACGCAGCGTCCGGTGCAAATATATCTCGTGCTCCTGAAGACCTGTATGCGAAATCCGGGGGTGACGATCTTCGGAGCCGTCATCTTGCTGTTCTTTTGCCTGGTTCTCTCTATCTCCCTGAATATCCAGGAGCGGAAAGAGGTGGAGAGCGACCGCTTCAGTATCTATGTGACGATGCCGACCGGCAGCACGCTGGAGAATGCCGACCAGGTCGTCCATGTCATCGAGGAACGCCTTGCCGGTTTTCCGGAGAAACAAGACCTGATCAGCCGTATCCGGGAAACGGATGCCGAGCTGACGCTTGTCCTCAAAGAAGATTATCGCCAGATCGGGAAACGTAGCATCGCTGATATCAAATCCGACGTGCAAACCCGCCTTCGTGCCATCAACGGTGCCGAAATATCCCTTTCCGAAGCCGGAGGAGGTGGAAGCAGAGGAGGGAGTGGTTCCGGGGATATGATGGGCGGCGTGGGTAGCTTCATGCGCCTTTTAGGTATTGGTGAGAACCGGGAACGGATCGTGATCAAAGGCTCCGACTTCGACCTTATGCAGCGGGTGGCGGAGGACTTCCGCTATTATCTCGACGAACAAGAGTTCATCCGCAATACCCGTGTCTCCTACAGCCGCCGGCAACTGGAGATCCGTCTCGGTTTCGACCCGATCCTGCTGACCTCCTACGATATCTCCCACCAGAACATAGTCTCCGGCCTCACGTCGCTGAACCCGGAGATTTCGTCCGGGACCTCTTTTAAGGTAGGAGAGGACACCTATGATATCATCATCCGCAACCGGACGAGCCGGACGGAAGAAGAGGAAGAGGCCGGCAAGAACCGGGACAGGACGGTGGATGATTTGCGCGAAGTGCGCATACCGAGCGCTTCCGGCGGCCTGCACAGGCTGGAAGATATCGCCTCCGTCAATTATGGCCGCGGACGTGCCCGTATCACTCGTGTGAACCAGGACAAGCAGATCGAGTTATTCTATTCCTTCTCGCGCGACGTCGAAGAGTCGAAAGACCTTCTCGAAGGTTACCGGTCGGATATCGACCAGTTGGTGTCGAGCTATAATCTGCCTTCGGGTGTGGCGGTCGAGGTATTCCACGAAGAAGATATGTTTGCCGACTTCAAGTTCCTGCTGTTGGCAGCGTTTATCCTGATTTTTATGATATTGGCTTCGGTCTTCGAATCTCTGACGACACCGTTCGTACTACTGTTTTCTATCCCGTTAGCGGCGATCGGTTCGCTATTGGCGTTGTTGCTGACGGGTAACAGCCTGCTGAATAATGCGAACGTGATGATCGGGTTCCTGATCCTGTTGGGAGTGGTGGTGAATAACGGCATTATCCTGATCGACTATGCCAATATTCTCCGCCGGCGCGGTTACCGCCGTAATAGGGCGTTGATGACGGCCGGGCTGTCGCGTATCCGTCCCATCCTGATTACTTCCATCACGACGATCGTAGCCATGTTTCCGATGGCGATGGGCAACTCGGAGTATGCCGGAGCGATTGGTGCGCCGTTTGCCATTACCGTGATCGGCGGTCTTTCTTTCTCGGCATTGCTGACACTGATCCTGATCCCGACCGTTTGCATGGGATTGGAAAACACGTTGCAATGGTACAGAGGGCTGTCCCTGAAAGTGTGGGTGCTGCACGGATTGCTCTTTATGGCGGGAGCCGGTTGTATCTGGCTCTATGGCGGCAGTCTCCTGTGGCAGTCTGTCTATGGGGTATTGCTGTTGGCCGGTATTCCGGGAGCGACCTATTTTATGCAGGCAAGCCTCCGCCGTGCCCGTTCGAAGGTGATTGATCCGGAGGCGGATATCCATATATCTGTCCGCAACTTAGTGAAGATATACGACTGGCCGGGACGCGTCAGCCGCCAGTGGAAGAGCGGCCTGCTGATCCGCCGCCGGTTGGGTTTGGAGAAAAGCTACCTTATACCTGCCGGACAGCCGGATGGCTACCCCGTTTTTATTGAATTGGGCTGGCAGTTCGCCTTACTGGGTTTCGGCGTCTGGTTTACTTGGTTCTTTGTCGGGAACAGGCTGTGGGTTTTCTTCCTTTCCTTTGTGGTCTATGCCGCAACGCTTTACCTGTGGCGCAAGATACGTGAATACCTGTATGTCCGGTTTGAAGGGAGCCGAGTGGTGAAGTATGCCAACCGGATCATTTTCTGGAGTCTTCCTCCGTTGATCCTCTTCGCCCTGTTCCGAAGGCTGGATAATCCGAACCTGGTGGGGACGGTCGGAGTGTTGTGGGCGTTCTGCATAGCTGTCTATGTGACTTCCGGCTACCTATATGAGAAGGAAATCAATATCGAACGTGTAAAAGGGCGTTTCGCCGGGCTGCGCCGTTCGTGGTTCCGCCTGGTGAAAGGTATTCCGCTGATCGGGAAACGCCGCCGGCCGTTCAAGGCTCTCCGGGGTGTATCGTTCGAGATCCGTACGGGTATGTTCGGTCTCTTGGGTCCTAACGGGGCAGGCAAATCCACCTTGATGCGCATCATTTGCGGCATTCTGGAACAGAGCTATGGTAGTATTTGGATTAACGAACTGGATACACGTATCTACCGGGAGGAGTTGCAGAGCCTGATCGGTTTCCTGCCGCAAGAGTTCGGGACATACGAGAATATGTCGTCTTGGGAATTTCTTGACTACCAGGCGATCCTGAAAGGCCTCGTCGATCCCGGTCTGCGCCGGGAGCGGTTGGAGTATGTCCTTCGGGCCGTCCATATGTTCGACCGCAAGGACGAGAAGATCGGCTCTTTCTCCGGTGGTATGAAACAGCGTATCGGTATCGCCCTAATCCTGCTGCACCTGCCTCGTATCTTAGTGGTAGACGAACCGACTGCCGGACTCGACCCGCGCGAGCGTATCCGTTTCCGTAACCTGTTGGTGGAATTGAGTAAAGATCGTATCGTGATCTTCTCCACCCATATCATCGAAGACATATCCAGTTCGTGCAGCCAGGTGGCCGTGATCAACAAGGGCAGCTTGAAGTATTTCGGAGATCCGGTCGATATGGTCGGCATGGCGGCCGGAAAAGTCTGGCAGTTCGATATAGATAAGACAGAATTTGAACAGGCATTGGATAAGTCCCGGATCGTTAACCATATTCAGAAAGACGACCGTATCCGGGTCCGTTATCTTTCGGTCACTTCTCCGCATGATGAGGCGGTACAGGTGGAACCGAACCTGGAAGATGCTTATCTTTGCCTGCTGAAAGGAATTTAA
- a CDS encoding sulfatase yields MDKRILLPLAILPAFQAENIQAADQLVKRPNIILFMVDDMGWEDTSLPFWKEKTHYNEVYETPNMERLARQGVMFTQAYASSISSPSRCSLITGTNAARHRVTNWTLQKDKTTDRKDSLLAIPDWNYNGVSQVPGTSNTFVGTSFVQLLKNSGYHTIHCGKAHFGAIDTPGEDPHHWGFEVNIAGHAAGGLASYLGEENYGHTKDGKPTSLMSIPGLEKYWGTETFATEALTQEAIKALDKAKKYNQPFYLYMSHYAIHIPLNKDMRFYEKYKKKGMTDHEAAYATLIEGMDKSLGDLMDWLEKNGEADNTIIIFMSDNGGLASTSEWRDGPLYTQNYPLHSGKGSLCEGGIREPMIVSWPGIAKPNTRCDKYLLIEDFYPTILEMAGVKDYKTVQPIDGISFVPLLTGTDDPSKGRSLFWNMPNNWGNDGPGINFNCAVRNGDWKLIYYYGTGKKELFNISDDIGEKNDLSTRHPEIVKRLSKELGDHLRKVDAQRPSFKATGKECPWPDEV; encoded by the coding sequence ATGGACAAACGAATCTTGTTGCCTTTAGCTATCCTTCCTGCTTTCCAGGCGGAAAATATACAGGCTGCCGACCAGCTTGTCAAACGGCCGAATATCATCCTTTTTATGGTTGACGATATGGGATGGGAAGACACTTCCTTGCCTTTCTGGAAAGAAAAGACACATTATAACGAAGTGTACGAGACTCCCAACATGGAGCGTCTTGCCCGCCAGGGAGTCATGTTCACACAGGCATATGCCAGCAGTATCAGTTCTCCGTCCCGTTGCAGCCTGATCACCGGGACGAATGCTGCCCGCCACCGTGTCACCAACTGGACACTCCAGAAAGATAAGACAACCGACCGCAAAGACAGCCTGCTTGCCATACCGGATTGGAACTATAACGGTGTCAGCCAGGTTCCGGGGACCAGCAACACCTTCGTCGGAACCTCTTTCGTCCAGCTCCTGAAGAACAGCGGATACCACACGATCCACTGCGGGAAGGCCCATTTCGGCGCGATCGACACTCCGGGAGAAGATCCGCACCACTGGGGATTCGAGGTCAATATTGCCGGTCATGCCGCCGGTGGCCTGGCAAGCTATTTAGGCGAAGAGAATTACGGCCATACGAAAGACGGCAAACCAACTTCTTTGATGTCCATCCCCGGCCTCGAGAAATATTGGGGCACGGAAACTTTCGCCACCGAAGCACTGACACAGGAGGCGATCAAGGCACTGGACAAGGCGAAGAAATACAATCAGCCATTCTATCTCTACATGTCACACTATGCCATCCATATCCCGCTGAATAAGGACATGCGCTTCTACGAGAAATACAAGAAGAAGGGAATGACAGACCATGAGGCTGCCTATGCCACCCTAATCGAAGGGATGGACAAGAGTCTGGGCGATCTGATGGACTGGTTGGAAAAGAACGGGGAGGCAGACAATACGATCATCATCTTCATGAGCGATAACGGTGGCCTTGCCTCTACTTCCGAATGGCGCGACGGCCCATTGTACACACAAAACTACCCACTGCATAGTGGCAAAGGTTCCCTTTGCGAAGGAGGCATCCGCGAACCGATGATCGTCAGTTGGCCGGGCATAGCCAAACCTAATACCCGCTGCGACAAATATCTGCTGATAGAAGACTTCTACCCGACTATTCTGGAAATGGCAGGAGTAAAGGACTATAAGACAGTACAACCGATCGACGGCATCAGTTTCGTCCCTCTGCTTACCGGGACGGACGATCCTTCCAAAGGACGCTCTCTCTTCTGGAATATGCCGAACAACTGGGGGAACGACGGTCCGGGCATCAACTTCAACTGTGCTGTCCGCAATGGCGACTGGAAGTTGATTTACTATTACGGTACTGGCAAGAAAGAGTTGTTCAACATCTCCGACGATATCGGTGAGAAAAATGACCTTAGCACCCGTCACCCTGAAATTGTCAAACGCCTCTCCAAAGAGCTCGGCGACCACCTTCGTAAAGTAGATGCCCAACGACCGTCTTTCAAGGCAACAGGAAAGGAATGCCCGTGGCCGGATGAGGTATAG
- the nadB gene encoding L-aspartate oxidase: protein MVQQFDFLVIGSGIAGMSLALKVADKGKVAIICKTELEEANTYFAQGGIASVTNLLVDNFDKHIEDTMIAGDWINDREAVEMVVRGAPDQIKELIGWGVNFDKKENGEFDLHREGGHSEFRILHHKDNTGAEIQLSLIEAIKRHPNITIFNHHFAVEIITQHHLGIIVTRHTPGIKCYGAYVLNEDTGKVDTFLSKVTVMATGGCEAVYRNTTNPLIATGDGIAMVYRAKGAVSNMEFIQFHPTALFHPGDRPCFLITEAMRGYGGVLRTLDGKEFMQKYDKRLSLAPRDIVARAIDNEMKLRGEDHVYLDVTHKDPEETKKHFPNIYKKCLSIGIDITKDYIPVAPAAHYLCGGIRVDLNGQSSIRRLYAIGECSCTGLHGGNRLASNSLIEAVVYADAAAKHILSVLERYDFNTDIPEWNDEGTISTEERVLITQSMKEVNQIMEAYVGIVRSNTRLTRAWNRLDILYEETESLFKRCKASKELCELRNMINVGYLITRQAMERKESRGLHYTIDYPPVKKD, encoded by the coding sequence ATGGTACAACAATTCGATTTCTTAGTGATCGGTTCCGGTATCGCCGGCATGAGCCTCGCTTTGAAGGTAGCCGATAAAGGGAAAGTAGCCATCATCTGCAAGACAGAGCTGGAAGAAGCGAACACCTATTTCGCGCAGGGAGGCATTGCTTCGGTAACCAACCTGCTGGTAGACAATTTCGACAAACATATTGAAGATACAATGATTGCCGGCGACTGGATCAACGACCGGGAAGCAGTGGAGATGGTCGTACGAGGCGCACCGGACCAGATCAAGGAACTCATAGGCTGGGGCGTAAACTTCGACAAGAAGGAGAACGGCGAGTTCGACCTTCACCGCGAAGGAGGGCATTCCGAATTCCGCATCCTGCATCACAAGGACAACACCGGCGCTGAGATCCAACTAAGCCTTATCGAAGCGATCAAGAGACATCCCAACATCACGATATTCAACCATCACTTTGCGGTAGAGATCATCACGCAGCATCACTTGGGTATCATCGTCACCCGTCATACGCCGGGTATCAAATGCTATGGCGCTTATGTGCTAAACGAAGACACCGGCAAGGTAGACACGTTCCTGTCCAAAGTGACGGTTATGGCAACAGGAGGTTGCGAAGCTGTCTACCGCAATACGACCAACCCGCTGATCGCTACGGGTGACGGTATCGCAATGGTGTATCGCGCGAAAGGAGCTGTCAGCAACATGGAGTTCATCCAGTTCCACCCGACCGCCCTCTTCCATCCGGGAGACCGCCCTTGCTTCCTGATCACCGAAGCGATGCGAGGGTATGGCGGTGTCCTGCGTACGCTGGACGGAAAAGAATTTATGCAGAAATACGACAAACGTTTGTCTCTCGCCCCGCGTGACATCGTGGCACGTGCGATCGATAACGAGATGAAACTCCGAGGTGAAGATCACGTTTATTTGGATGTGACCCATAAAGATCCGGAGGAAACAAAAAAGCATTTCCCCAATATCTATAAGAAATGCCTCAGCATCGGTATCGATATCACGAAGGATTATATCCCGGTAGCTCCGGCAGCCCATTATCTGTGCGGTGGTATCCGTGTCGACCTGAACGGACAGTCCAGTATCCGCCGTCTCTATGCCATCGGCGAATGTTCCTGCACCGGCCTGCACGGTGGAAACCGTCTGGCTTCCAATTCGCTGATCGAAGCAGTCGTATATGCGGATGCGGCAGCCAAACATATCCTGAGTGTCCTCGAACGCTACGACTTCAACACCGACATCCCCGAATGGAACGACGAAGGTACGATCTCCACCGAAGAACGCGTGTTGATCACCCAAAGCATGAAGGAGGTAAACCAGATCATGGAGGCATACGTCGGCATCGTCCGCAGCAATACGCGTCTGACTCGCGCCTGGAACCGCCTGGACATCCTGTACGAAGAGACAGAAAGCCTCTTCAAACGTTGCAAGGCCTCCAAAGAGCTGTGCGAACTGCGTAACATGATCAACGTCGGTTACCTGATCACCCGCCAGGCAATGGAGCGCAAGGAAAGCCGCGGATTGCATTATACGATCGACTATCCGCCGGTAAAGAAAGATTAA
- a CDS encoding TapB family protein has translation MKSKVVLSALALLFAAGAMAQDCTFFFPQTKGTQLVKKGYDAKGNLQSVMTYTVDEVKNIPSGLEVEADYVFKNSAGTVYDKGDLEAFCKDGEFFMEMKEVLSNPSFVSTVQSDVAATDAVINYPSVSNAPSGNGDDMYFDDAYIQIYSKKNRKDRKNVSIYDREYVTTEQVSTPAGTFDCTKVKYKIKSRSPKETIEGYGYEWYAPNVGVVKNEQYNNNNQLQYYTVLEVVK, from the coding sequence ATGAAATCTAAAGTTGTATTGAGCGCTCTGGCCTTGTTGTTTGCGGCTGGTGCGATGGCTCAGGATTGTACGTTCTTTTTCCCGCAGACCAAAGGTACGCAGCTTGTAAAAAAAGGCTATGATGCAAAAGGAAACCTGCAAAGCGTGATGACCTATACGGTCGATGAAGTGAAAAACATTCCGTCCGGTTTGGAAGTGGAAGCCGATTATGTGTTCAAAAATAGTGCGGGGACGGTTTATGACAAGGGTGACCTGGAAGCATTCTGCAAGGACGGGGAGTTCTTTATGGAAATGAAAGAAGTATTGTCCAACCCGTCTTTTGTCTCGACCGTGCAATCGGATGTGGCTGCCACTGATGCTGTCATCAATTATCCGAGCGTCTCGAACGCACCTTCCGGTAACGGAGACGATATGTATTTTGACGATGCCTATATCCAGATCTATTCGAAGAAGAACCGGAAGGATCGCAAGAACGTGTCTATCTATGACCGCGAATATGTGACGACCGAACAGGTGTCGACTCCCGCCGGCACGTTCGACTGCACGAAAGTAAAATATAAAATCAAATCCCGCTCCCCGAAGGAAACGATCGAGGGATACGGATATGAATGGTATGCTCCGAATGTAGGTGTCGTAAAGAACGAACAGTATAACAACAACAATCAGTTGCAATACTATACTGTCCTCGAAGTTGTAAAGTAA
- a CDS encoding PH domain-containing protein: MDRVFKSKVGWWYHLVLLVMVASTVFAFVGGKSPVTMVMLLLFTLECIHMLLSTWYKITADGYLIAHCSIFPEKKIPISEISAVEVTVMPVSSYALSLDRLIIYKGDTQWLLVSPVNKQDFVKLLKKHNPDIRIKDPVI; this comes from the coding sequence ATGGACAGAGTCTTTAAATCAAAAGTCGGTTGGTGGTACCATTTGGTATTGTTGGTGATGGTGGCGAGCACTGTTTTTGCATTCGTGGGGGGCAAGTCTCCCGTAACGATGGTCATGCTGCTGTTGTTCACATTAGAATGCATTCACATGCTGTTGTCGACCTGGTATAAAATAACGGCGGATGGCTACTTGATAGCTCATTGCAGTATCTTTCCGGAGAAAAAGATCCCTATCTCGGAGATTAGCGCCGTCGAAGTGACAGTAATGCCTGTTTCGAGCTATGCCCTGTCGTTGGACCGTCTGATCATCTATAAAGGTGACACGCAGTGGTTATTGGTTTCGCCGGTCAACAAGCAGGATTTCGTTAAGTTGTTGAAGAAGCATAATCCCGATATCCGGATAAAAGATCCGGTTATCTAA
- the lpdA gene encoding dihydrolipoyl dehydrogenase, with translation MKYDVAIIGGGPAGYTAAEKAAAGGLSTVLFEKNALGGVCLNEGCVPTKTLLYSAKVYDTIKHAPKYAVSAENPAFDFPKIIARKNKVVKKLTAGIRMKMKENGVEVVGGEAEIKGRAADGTISIASGEAVYEAANLLICTGSETVIPPIPGLSETEYWTSREALLSKELPASLVIIGGGVIGMEFASFFNSMGTEVHVVEMLDKILGPMDRELSEMLQAEYAKRGIKFYLGHKVIAVNGGDVTVEKDGETFVVQGEKVLLSVGRRPVTKGFGLETLAPEPFRGGIKVNEFMQTSIPNVYACGDITAFSLLAHTAVSEAEVAVDHILGKNRCMSYKAIPGVVYTNPEIAGVGKTEEELQAEGTPYTVKKIPMAFSGRFVAENEQGNGVCKLILAEDETIVGAHLLGNPASELIVIAGIAIEKGMKADELKAIVFPHPTVGEILKEAL, from the coding sequence ATGAAATACGATGTTGCCATAATCGGAGGCGGTCCTGCCGGTTATACGGCTGCCGAAAAGGCGGCTGCGGGTGGTTTGTCCACTGTGCTTTTTGAAAAGAACGCGCTGGGTGGTGTGTGTCTGAACGAAGGATGTGTGCCGACAAAGACATTGCTTTACTCTGCGAAAGTGTATGATACGATCAAACACGCTCCCAAATATGCGGTAAGCGCAGAGAATCCTGCTTTCGACTTCCCGAAGATCATCGCCCGAAAAAATAAAGTAGTAAAGAAGCTGACAGCTGGCATCCGCATGAAGATGAAGGAGAACGGTGTGGAAGTGGTGGGCGGCGAAGCCGAAATCAAAGGTCGGGCAGCCGATGGAACGATTTCTATCGCTTCGGGCGAAGCTGTTTATGAAGCGGCCAACCTGCTCATCTGCACCGGTTCGGAAACCGTCATACCTCCCATTCCCGGATTGTCGGAAACGGAATATTGGACAAGTCGTGAAGCATTGCTATCCAAAGAGCTGCCGGCTTCGTTGGTGATCATAGGAGGTGGTGTGATCGGAATGGAGTTCGCCTCTTTCTTTAACAGCATGGGAACGGAAGTACATGTGGTCGAGATGTTGGATAAGATTCTCGGTCCGATGGACAGGGAATTGTCCGAGATGTTGCAGGCCGAATATGCCAAACGGGGCATCAAGTTCTATTTGGGACATAAGGTGATTGCCGTAAACGGTGGTGATGTGACGGTCGAGAAAGATGGCGAGACTTTCGTTGTCCAGGGTGAAAAAGTCCTGTTGAGCGTAGGCCGCCGTCCCGTAACTAAAGGTTTCGGTTTGGAAACACTGGCTCCCGAACCTTTCCGCGGCGGTATCAAAGTGAACGAATTTATGCAGACTTCCATCCCGAATGTGTATGCTTGTGGCGATATCACTGCTTTCTCCCTGTTGGCCCATACGGCTGTCAGCGAAGCGGAAGTGGCTGTCGATCACATTTTAGGCAAGAACCGCTGCATGAGTTATAAAGCCATTCCGGGCGTTGTCTATACTAATCCTGAAATCGCAGGCGTCGGCAAGACTGAAGAAGAATTGCAGGCTGAAGGTACACCCTACACTGTCAAGAAGATACCGATGGCGTTTTCCGGCCGTTTTGTTGCCGAAAACGAGCAAGGCAACGGTGTTTGCAAACTGATTCTGGCTGAAGACGAAACGATCGTCGGCGCTCATCTTTTGGGAAATCCGGCTTCCGAGTTGATCGTCATTGCTGGTATCGCCATCGAGAAAGGCATGAAGGCTGACGAGCTGAAAGCTATTGTCTTCCCGCATCCGACCGTAGGCGAGATCCTTAAAGAAGCACTCTGA